In one Bacteroides sp. genomic region, the following are encoded:
- a CDS encoding SDR family oxidoreductase translates to MKRKMQGKIMVVTGASSGIGRALSLEGLSRGMKVVMAARNLEGLQETAALGDSPEGQFLLVRADVTRQEDCQRLIQTTLKEFGRIDILINNAGVSMRALFEEVDLEVLDRLMRVNFWGAVYTTKFALPYLLASKGSLVGISSVAGHKGLPARTGYSASKFALRGFMETLRIENLKKGLHVMVASPGFTTSNIRKTALSRDGSPQGESPRAEDKMMSAELAAWHIMNAIGKRKRELVLTPEGKLIILLNKIIPGLLDKMIYDQMAREDNSPLK, encoded by the coding sequence ATGAAAAGGAAAATGCAGGGAAAAATCATGGTCGTCACAGGGGCTTCCTCCGGTATTGGCAGGGCTCTGTCCCTTGAAGGATTAAGCCGCGGCATGAAAGTAGTCATGGCGGCCAGAAACCTTGAGGGGCTGCAGGAGACGGCCGCCCTGGGAGATTCGCCTGAGGGGCAGTTTCTGTTGGTCAGGGCCGATGTTACCCGGCAAGAGGATTGTCAGCGATTGATCCAGACTACCTTGAAGGAATTTGGCCGCATCGATATATTGATCAACAATGCCGGGGTTTCGATGCGTGCCCTTTTTGAAGAGGTTGACCTTGAAGTGCTGGATCGGCTGATGCGGGTAAATTTCTGGGGTGCTGTTTATACCACCAAGTTCGCCTTGCCTTATTTACTGGCTTCAAAAGGCAGCCTGGTAGGCATCTCGTCTGTTGCAGGCCACAAGGGCCTGCCGGCGCGTACCGGCTATTCGGCCTCGAAATTTGCTTTGCGAGGATTTATGGAGACCCTGCGCATAGAGAACCTGAAAAAGGGATTACACGTAATGGTGGCCAGTCCTGGTTTTACTACCAGCAATATCCGGAAGACTGCCCTGTCGCGTGATGGCTCTCCCCAGGGCGAGTCGCCCCGGGCCGAGGATAAGATGATGTCTGCAGAACTTGCCGCCTGGCATATTATGAATGCCATCGGTAAGCGAAAGCGTGAGCTGGTGCTGACGCCCGAAGGCAAACTGATTATCTTGCTGAATAAAATCATTCCGGGCCTTCTGGATAAAATGATATATGACCAAATGGCACGCGAAGACAATTCACCCCTGAAGTAA
- a CDS encoding alanine dehydrogenase, with protein MERGEKDYVMFSKGGQFLPQEEMLEVRKRKNHLILGIPRETAFQENRVALAPEAVSLLVQNGHKVLIESKAGENAFFPDNEYSEVGGEIVYSSEEVFKANIILKVSPLTDQEMTYLRTGQVIFSALAMPMQKESYFKTLANKKVTAAAFELIRDKTNSFPLVRSMSEIAGNTSILIAAEYLSDRKFGKGRMFGGFSGITPTEVVILGAGTVGEYAVRAAMGLGAMVKVFDNSLYKLRRLQNNLSARIFTSIIQPKVLLKALKTADVVIGALHAPWGRTPIVVNEEMVSQMKYGSVIVDVSIDQGGCIETSEITNHSDPVFRKFGVTHYCVPNIASRVPHTASYAFSNFFGPVLLKLGEAGGLENMLKHDPGVRQGVYLFNGILTNQYIGEYFHLPYQDIDLLMAAFK; from the coding sequence ATGGAACGCGGAGAAAAAGATTATGTAATGTTCAGCAAGGGGGGACAATTCCTGCCCCAGGAAGAGATGCTGGAAGTAAGAAAACGTAAAAACCATCTCATTTTAGGTATTCCCCGGGAAACTGCCTTTCAGGAGAACAGGGTTGCCCTGGCCCCTGAAGCCGTTTCCCTTTTGGTGCAGAATGGCCACAAGGTCCTCATCGAAAGCAAGGCCGGCGAAAATGCTTTTTTCCCCGACAACGAATACAGCGAAGTGGGCGGCGAGATTGTCTATTCTTCCGAGGAGGTTTTCAAGGCCAACATCATCCTGAAGGTGTCTCCACTTACCGACCAGGAAATGACCTACCTCAGAACGGGTCAGGTGATCTTTTCTGCCCTGGCGATGCCCATGCAAAAGGAAAGTTATTTTAAGACCCTGGCAAATAAGAAGGTTACCGCTGCGGCCTTTGAGCTGATTCGCGATAAGACCAATTCATTCCCCCTGGTAAGGAGCATGAGTGAAATTGCCGGGAATACCTCTATTTTGATTGCCGCCGAATACCTGAGTGACCGTAAATTTGGGAAAGGCCGGATGTTTGGTGGTTTTTCGGGCATTACCCCTACCGAGGTGGTGATCCTAGGCGCAGGCACCGTAGGCGAATATGCCGTTCGGGCCGCCATGGGCCTGGGGGCTATGGTCAAGGTGTTCGACAACTCGCTGTATAAGCTGCGGCGGCTGCAGAATAACCTGAGTGCAAGGATATTCACTTCTATTATCCAGCCCAAGGTGCTTCTGAAAGCCCTGAAGACCGCCGATGTAGTCATTGGGGCCCTTCATGCTCCCTGGGGCAGAACGCCCATTGTGGTAAATGAGGAAATGGTCAGCCAGATGAAATATGGCAGCGTTATCGTGGATGTCAGCATTGACCAGGGCGGCTGCATTGAAACCAGTGAGATCACCAATCATTCCGACCCCGTCTTCCGTAAGTTTGGTGTGACCCACTATTGTGTGCCCAACATTGCTTCAAGGGTTCCCCACACGGCTTCCTATGCCTTCAGTAACTTTTTTGGCCCGGTATTGCTGAAACTCGGCGAAGCCGGAGGGCTCGAAAACATGCTGAAGCACGACCCCGGGGTTCGTCAGGGTGTTTATTTGTTCAATGGTATCCTGACCAACCAGTATATTGGCGAATATTTCCACTTGCCTTACCAGGATATCGATTTGCTGATGGCTGCCTTTAAATAA